The Sorangiineae bacterium MSr11367 genome window below encodes:
- a CDS encoding DUF1772 domain-containing protein: MRVLTMVALLGSALVAGVFFAFSTFVMKGLGYLPAARGAEAMNAINVAAPTAGLMVAMFGTALVCLVLGTASFVRLGDDGAAYRVLGCALYMVTILVTIFYHVPRNDALAALDPASAEGMAYWKEYLVQWTTWNHVRTVAPLGAAALLAIALRKAG; this comes from the coding sequence ATGCGTGTGTTGACGATGGTGGCGCTCCTCGGGTCCGCGCTGGTGGCCGGGGTGTTCTTCGCGTTCTCGACCTTCGTGATGAAGGGCCTCGGGTACCTGCCCGCCGCACGCGGTGCCGAGGCGATGAACGCGATCAATGTGGCAGCCCCCACGGCGGGGCTGATGGTGGCGATGTTCGGCACGGCGCTCGTGTGCCTCGTGCTGGGCACTGCGTCGTTCGTCCGCTTGGGTGACGACGGCGCGGCCTACCGCGTCCTCGGGTGCGCCCTGTACATGGTGACCATCCTGGTCACGATTTTTTACCATGTGCCCCGCAACGACGCGCTGGCCGCCCTGGATCCGGCGAGCGCCGAGGGCATGGCCTATTGGAAGGAGTACCTGGTCCAGTGGACGACGTGGAACCACGTGCGGACGGTCGCACCGCTCGGCGCGGCGGCGCTCTTGGCCATCGCGCTGCGCAAAGCAGGATAA
- the secA gene encoding preprotein translocase subunit SecA, with protein MFAWALKKILGTSHEREVKKLRPRVEAINALEPAIKKLSDAELRAKTVEFKEKLDNGATLDDILHEAFAVAREAGWRALKMRHFDVQLIGGMVLHKGSIAEMRTGEGKTLVATLPCYLNALEGRGVHVVTVNDYLAKRDSEWMGRLYGFLGLSTGVVVNSQSDSDKKRAYRSDITYGQNNEFGFDYLRDNMKFSALEYAQRELNFAIVDEVDSILIDEARTPLIISGQQEASSGKYRTINEVIPRLRKDEHYLVDEKQHSVTMTDEGVEQAQKLMGISNLYDPVNLESLHILNQCLRAHALYKRDVNYLVADDGKVLIIDEFTGRVLPGRRWSDGLHQAVEAKENVRIQEETRTMATITFQNLFRLYKKLGGMTGTADTEAGEFHSTYKLGVIQIPTNKPVSRVDSEDLVYKTEREKFTAVAGEIEELYAQGQPVLVGTTSVEKSNAIAAILKKKKIPHAVLNAKQHEKEAYVVAQAGRKGAITVSTNMAGRGTDIILGGNPEMLAKLDFKEQGRDPEAEPEEFAKLVAKLEISCKQEGDEVREAGGLHILGTERHESRRIDNQLRGRAGRQGDPGSSRFYLSLEDDLMRIFGGERVKALMERMGMPDDEPIEHPWVSKSISDAQSKVEGRNFDIRKNLLEYDDVMSEQRKTVYKVRQQLLIGRYTPEMVDDDGKPTGKLRAIDPLDRLRDDVKDAIRDMVLHYGTSVAPDGGGKPASVEAVKELYEMGSLQEDIYNYWGYKLEYRENDAKKPQKIYERLMDEIPRSLTEQRERLLDLVDSIIAAILEESCPGNVPPEDWKWDDIGEGFRDHFGIKPKDYVHVTDLEELAHRLYDQAEAVLQQKEKDLGTELLLKLFRHFYLTEIDRAWVEHLTNMEHLRDGIGLRGYGQRDPKQEYKKEGYTIFVTMMAEISSNVATNLFKAQVRREADVEQMQHEEAERHEAQLRAAQARHGSELDPGADQDEAPQQRQPMRRPQQQARIVQPAQRATPKIGRNDPCPCGSGQKFKKCHGAALEEEGADQDDANA; from the coding sequence ATGTTTGCGTGGGCCCTCAAGAAAATCCTCGGAACCTCCCATGAGCGCGAAGTTAAAAAGCTACGACCCCGCGTCGAAGCCATCAACGCGCTCGAGCCGGCCATCAAGAAGCTGAGCGATGCCGAGTTGCGCGCCAAGACTGTCGAGTTCAAGGAAAAACTCGATAATGGCGCCACCCTCGATGACATCCTCCATGAGGCCTTCGCTGTCGCGCGTGAGGCCGGCTGGCGTGCCCTCAAGATGCGGCACTTCGACGTGCAGCTCATTGGAGGCATGGTCCTGCACAAGGGATCCATCGCCGAAATGCGCACGGGCGAGGGCAAAACGCTCGTCGCCACGCTCCCCTGCTACCTGAATGCGCTCGAAGGGCGCGGCGTGCACGTCGTCACGGTCAACGACTACTTGGCCAAGCGCGACTCGGAGTGGATGGGGCGGCTCTATGGCTTCCTCGGCCTCAGCACCGGCGTCGTGGTCAACTCGCAGTCGGACAGCGACAAGAAGCGCGCGTACCGTAGCGACATCACCTACGGCCAGAACAACGAGTTCGGCTTCGACTACCTGCGCGACAACATGAAGTTCAGCGCGCTGGAATACGCGCAGCGCGAGCTCAACTTCGCCATCGTCGACGAGGTCGACTCGATCCTCATCGACGAGGCGCGCACGCCGCTCATCATCAGCGGTCAGCAAGAAGCCTCGAGCGGGAAGTACCGCACCATCAACGAGGTGATCCCGCGCCTGCGCAAGGACGAGCATTACCTCGTTGACGAGAAGCAGCACAGCGTGACCATGACCGACGAAGGCGTCGAGCAAGCCCAAAAGTTGATGGGCATCTCGAACCTGTACGACCCGGTCAACCTGGAGTCGCTGCACATTCTGAATCAGTGCTTGCGCGCCCACGCGCTCTACAAGCGCGACGTGAACTACCTCGTGGCCGACGACGGCAAGGTGCTCATCATCGACGAGTTCACCGGCCGCGTGCTCCCGGGCCGCCGCTGGTCGGACGGTCTGCACCAAGCCGTCGAAGCCAAAGAGAACGTGCGGATCCAGGAAGAGACCCGCACCATGGCCACCATCACGTTCCAGAACTTGTTCCGCCTCTACAAGAAGCTCGGCGGCATGACCGGAACGGCCGACACCGAAGCGGGCGAGTTCCACTCCACGTACAAGCTCGGGGTCATCCAGATCCCCACGAACAAGCCGGTCAGCCGCGTCGACAGCGAAGACCTGGTCTACAAAACGGAGCGCGAGAAGTTCACCGCCGTCGCCGGTGAAATCGAAGAGCTCTATGCGCAGGGCCAGCCGGTGCTCGTCGGCACGACCAGCGTCGAGAAGAGCAACGCCATCGCGGCCATCTTGAAGAAGAAGAAGATTCCGCACGCCGTCCTCAACGCCAAGCAGCACGAGAAGGAGGCGTACGTCGTCGCGCAGGCCGGACGCAAAGGCGCCATCACGGTCTCCACGAACATGGCCGGTCGCGGCACGGACATCATCTTGGGCGGAAACCCGGAGATGCTGGCGAAGCTCGATTTCAAGGAGCAGGGGCGCGATCCCGAGGCCGAGCCGGAGGAGTTCGCAAAGCTCGTCGCCAAGCTCGAAATCTCGTGCAAGCAAGAGGGTGACGAGGTGCGCGAGGCCGGCGGCCTGCACATCCTCGGCACCGAGCGCCACGAGTCACGCCGCATCGACAACCAGCTCCGCGGACGCGCAGGGCGCCAGGGCGATCCCGGTTCGAGCCGGTTCTACCTGTCGCTCGAAGACGACTTGATGCGCATTTTCGGCGGCGAGCGGGTGAAGGCCCTGATGGAGCGCATGGGCATGCCCGACGACGAACCCATCGAGCACCCGTGGGTGAGCAAGTCGATCAGCGATGCGCAGTCGAAGGTCGAGGGACGCAACTTCGACATTCGTAAGAACCTGCTCGAATACGACGACGTCATGAGCGAGCAGCGCAAGACGGTCTACAAGGTCCGCCAGCAGCTGCTCATCGGCCGCTACACGCCGGAAATGGTGGACGACGACGGCAAGCCCACGGGCAAGCTGCGCGCGATCGACCCGCTCGATCGCCTGCGCGACGACGTCAAAGATGCCATCCGCGACATGGTTCTCCATTACGGAACCTCGGTGGCGCCCGACGGAGGCGGCAAACCCGCGTCCGTGGAGGCGGTCAAAGAGCTCTACGAGATGGGGAGTCTCCAGGAAGATATTTACAATTACTGGGGATACAAACTCGAATACCGCGAGAACGACGCCAAGAAGCCGCAGAAGATCTACGAGCGGCTCATGGACGAGATCCCGCGCAGCCTCACCGAGCAACGCGAGCGCCTTCTCGATTTGGTCGACAGCATCATCGCGGCGATCCTCGAGGAGAGTTGCCCCGGCAACGTCCCGCCGGAAGACTGGAAGTGGGACGACATCGGCGAGGGCTTCCGCGATCACTTCGGCATCAAGCCGAAGGACTACGTGCACGTCACCGACCTGGAGGAGCTCGCGCACCGGCTGTACGACCAGGCCGAGGCCGTGCTTCAGCAGAAGGAAAAAGACCTCGGCACCGAGCTCCTGCTCAAGTTGTTCCGTCACTTCTACCTGACGGAAATCGACCGCGCGTGGGTCGAGCACCTCACGAACATGGAGCACTTGCGCGACGGCATCGGTCTGCGCGGCTACGGCCAGCGCGATCCGAAGCAGGAGTACAAGAAAGAGGGCTACACGATCTTCGTCACGATGATGGCGGAGATCAGCTCCAATGTGGCGACGAACCTGTTCAAGGCGCAGGTCCGCCGCGAGGCCGACGTCGAGCAGATGCAGCACGAAGAGGCCGAGCGCCACGAGGCGCAACTGCGCGCCGCCCAAGCGCGTCACGGCTCCGAGCTCGATCCGGGCGCGGATCAGGATGAGGCCCCGCAGCAGCGCCAGCCCATGCGCAGGCCGCAGCAGCAGGCCCGCATCGTCCAGCCCGCGCAGCGCGCGACCCCGAAGATCGGGCGCAACGACCCCTGCCCCTGCGGCAGCGGGCAGAAGTTCAAGAAGTGCCACGGCGCCGCCCTCGAGGAAGAGGGCGCGGATCAGGACGACGCCAACGCCTGA
- a CDS encoding VWA domain-containing protein — protein MKRRSSVARFYAGACVVAMIFAPACGSSSPASESTNVPDPGTGGGGGDGFEPDKGPGSGGGFGGGGSNDGGGVQDTSCATATGEAKREATYLEIVLDGSGSMGDDGKWKAAVAALDAIFDEYYANADPEVGVGLLIFSDAKDSTKGQGPYPTAADVEPAFVDSAQHKALRARIDGTSYSAGTPTYEALYGGYRMLKPFVPKPPLRAGGHKVVVLVTDGVPRGLFSEQTKCTDEATHQRLASNAGGPIDTFSVGIGPFPTPDETHVYAPRFLSELAVAGGTRASVGCDPETSDAAKLCHFQITPGGGKSVPQLTQEFVAALKRIQISLGCDYKLDTSANMDPARVNVAWTDAAGEHLIVQDAANGWTYDDAQNPTRVLLHGESCQAVSSAREANLRVILGCKTVVN, from the coding sequence ATGAAGAGGCGCTCTTCGGTTGCGCGCTTTTACGCGGGCGCATGCGTGGTGGCCATGATCTTCGCTCCGGCGTGCGGCAGCAGCTCGCCCGCGTCGGAAAGCACGAACGTCCCTGACCCGGGCACGGGCGGGGGTGGAGGCGACGGCTTCGAGCCCGACAAAGGGCCGGGGTCCGGCGGCGGTTTTGGTGGCGGCGGCTCCAACGATGGCGGCGGCGTGCAGGACACGAGCTGCGCGACGGCGACGGGGGAGGCCAAGCGCGAGGCGACCTACCTCGAGATCGTGCTCGATGGGTCGGGCAGTATGGGCGACGACGGCAAGTGGAAGGCCGCGGTCGCGGCGCTCGATGCGATTTTCGATGAGTACTACGCGAACGCCGATCCCGAGGTGGGCGTGGGGCTGCTCATTTTCTCGGACGCGAAGGACTCGACGAAGGGACAAGGTCCGTATCCGACGGCCGCCGACGTGGAGCCAGCGTTCGTGGACAGCGCGCAGCACAAGGCCCTGCGCGCGCGCATCGATGGGACGTCGTACTCGGCCGGTACGCCGACGTACGAAGCGCTCTACGGCGGCTACCGCATGCTGAAGCCGTTCGTGCCGAAGCCTCCGCTCCGCGCGGGCGGACACAAGGTCGTCGTGCTGGTGACCGACGGTGTGCCGCGTGGGCTTTTCAGCGAGCAAACGAAGTGCACCGACGAAGCGACGCACCAGCGGCTCGCGAGCAACGCCGGGGGACCCATCGATACGTTCTCCGTGGGCATCGGTCCCTTCCCGACGCCCGACGAGACGCACGTGTACGCGCCCCGTTTCTTGTCCGAGCTCGCCGTTGCGGGCGGTACGCGGGCATCGGTCGGCTGCGATCCGGAGACGAGCGACGCGGCGAAGTTGTGCCACTTTCAGATCACCCCGGGTGGTGGGAAAAGCGTGCCGCAGCTGACGCAGGAGTTCGTGGCAGCGTTGAAGCGCATTCAGATTTCCCTGGGGTGCGACTACAAGCTGGACACGTCGGCGAACATGGACCCGGCGCGGGTGAACGTGGCCTGGACCGACGCGGCGGGCGAGCATTTGATTGTGCAAGATGCTGCGAATGGCTGGACGTACGACGACGCGCAGAACCCGACGCGGGTGCTGTTGCACGGTGAATCGTGCCAGGCGGTGAGCTCGGCGCGGGAGGCGAACCTGCGGGTCATCCTGGGGTGCAAGACCGTGGTAAACTGA
- a CDS encoding AraC family transcriptional regulator — protein MAVEMTRVENDTRLWTGHATRYGLTLVFAGAFDFWYRRRIATHSVGLLKLKEPGEVHRDVRVHAPVTAAGMTVAPADVDRVAEACGRATVPHFSVAVTRGGGRVEALASRLHDALAAGSRLAQESLLVETLAALWEDYGESRGERVPAEAKVARRVREYLHANWRGEVCLSAMAAAAGRSKYHVLRLFREEYGLAPYEYVTHLRVAQARLLLEAGVPAAQVATDVGLYDQSQLHRHFKRITGTTPARYARVARVARGLGAGRPR, from the coding sequence ATGGCCGTGGAGATGACGCGGGTCGAGAACGATACGCGTCTCTGGACGGGGCACGCGACACGCTACGGGCTTACCTTGGTGTTCGCGGGCGCGTTCGACTTTTGGTACCGCCGCCGGATCGCGACGCACTCCGTCGGGCTCCTCAAATTGAAGGAGCCCGGCGAGGTGCACCGCGACGTGCGGGTGCACGCTCCGGTGACGGCGGCCGGTATGACCGTGGCGCCCGCCGATGTGGACCGTGTGGCGGAGGCATGCGGGCGCGCGACGGTGCCGCATTTTTCCGTGGCGGTGACGCGCGGCGGGGGCCGGGTGGAGGCTTTGGCGTCGCGGCTGCACGATGCGCTGGCGGCGGGCTCGCGGCTCGCGCAGGAGTCGCTGCTGGTGGAGACCTTGGCGGCGCTCTGGGAGGATTACGGCGAGTCGCGCGGGGAGCGGGTGCCGGCCGAGGCGAAGGTGGCGCGTCGAGTACGCGAGTACCTGCACGCAAACTGGCGCGGCGAGGTTTGCCTTTCGGCGATGGCCGCGGCGGCGGGGCGGAGCAAGTACCACGTGCTGCGGTTGTTCCGAGAGGAGTACGGGCTGGCGCCGTACGAATATGTGACGCACTTGCGGGTGGCGCAGGCGCGGCTGCTGCTGGAGGCCGGGGTGCCCGCCGCACAGGTGGCGACGGACGTGGGGCTCTACGATCAGAGCCAGCTGCACCGGCATTTCAAGCGCATCACGGGAACGACCCCCGCGCGCTACGCGCGGGTTGCGCGGGTTGCGCGGGGCCTCGGGGCTGGGCGCCCGCGCTAA